cggactcgaaCACGGTTCGACatgaacccctctaaacggattcagtctcggatacggtcgaaaaatatccgtttCATCCCTACTGTCACAGGACAACAATGATTGATGTTCTCTAATTTCCATTGCAAATTGATGTTCATATGTGTAGGTGAGCTATGTAGTAGTTGAGGTGATATGGATGCATTTTTGGGCTGGATCCGCCCCAACAGCAGGATCCCTATTCAAGCCATATCAGGGCGTAgtttccacacacacacacaccgctaGATCACCTTTCCTCCATCTCTCATCTCTTACATATATCTTGTATTGTAAACCTCATTTCAACTTCATAAAAAAAATCCGAACTTTTGTCATTCAACCACGTACACAATTCAACAACATTTCAAATCCAGGGTTTAGAATTCTAATTTAAAACTCAAACACAATACAGGTCCATATGCACCAAATATAATTCCACATAATATGAGAAAACATAGATAGATAACTTTATTGCCCATGGATTTGCCACATATGCTCAACAAGTCATCATGAAGTTGTTCATGTGCCTCACGGGCAAGGTGTTCAAACAGCAAAAACCAGTACCCCACTTTCAGACAATGGAAACCTATTCCACAAGGCTACAGTGGTTGGGTATGATGCACCAGATTGTGGGAGCAAAAGAAATTTCCCCAGTTTCTGCTGCTTATTTTCTCCTGATCTTAACCTTCAGAGTCCATTGGAGCTTACCTTCTGGGCGCGGTATGTCCTGTGGTAACCGGAGGGGCAACTCAAATTCACCAAGCGATGCTAAAGGTGACTGCAGGTGCAGATTCTCTAGATGGATGGTGATGTTGAGTTGCCTTGCCACCTAGAGGTGAAGTAGGACAAGTCAGGGGAAAAGTGAAATTTAGGGGTGCTACATGGGGTATTTAGAGCTTCAAAGGTACCTCGGAAACAATTTCATCTTTTGTTACAGGAGTACGCAGCTCATTTCCAGTCGAGATGAACCTCCTCAACACCTACCAATATCAGAGATGATCAATACTTCCATGGCTGAACTTTATCAATAAATGAAACATGCAAATGCACACTACACGAAAACATGAAAACAAATAGTGCAGTAAACTTTTCACTTTTAGTGGTAGCAGACTAACCAAGAGTGCATTATCTAACCGCTTTGCTGCTGTTTGGTACTGCTTCAGTCTTTCTTCTTGTAGCTGTTGAAATGGTAATTGACAAGTAAATCAGTACCATCagaaaagaagaagaggaagtatATGGCAGGGGAAAGCACACAATATCAGCCTTCAAGAAGAACCGGAAATTTTTTAGATCTAAACTTATCCAGAATTTGATCTTGCAGTTAAGAAAACGTTGATTATAGTAAGCAAAGGGGCTTTTATATAACACAGAAGTAAGCACATTGCATTTTTAAGAGCCAGAAAGAAGCTGTTGAACTTATATTAGGCAGCAGAAGAACAGTGGTGgctatatttttttaaaacaataaATAAATTATGCAGCATGATAAAAACAGAGACTAGCAGGTACAGAGAAAAGAGTAAATTTCCAAGTCAACCGTTCAGTCTTTTATATATCAGATGAGTTAGACAAGAATGAAAACAAATTGAGCCTATGATCATAGCCATTCTTCTCAATACAGAAGACAACTCCAAAAATATTACTTTCAGAAAACAGAAACCCGCAAATTTTCatgctttttttttaaaaaaagggcaCATTTCTCTGCTGACTTCTATAATGAAGACCTGTGAGAGCCCAGTATCTTAATGCAGTAGACAGCATGAAAACAAACTTAGACTAAAACAGAAAAAATCGACTTGAGGTATGTTAACAGCCTAACTGGTAACTGGTCTTGGACAGAAATGAACAGTTGATGCAATCAAGTTTTCTACTATGGACTTTCATCAATAAAGCAGGTCAGAAATATTTCTAACTTGTGAGCTGTACAACCTACCCGGGCATCATCATCTTCCTTTGTGACTTGTTTCACCACGACCTCCTCTTCACGTTGATAGAGCTGATTAAAAAAACAGTGCCTTGTGAGGTTGCAGATGGAAGGGGCTGTAAGTAGCAAACTTGGGTAGGAACTAGGAATGGAGTAGAGGCACCAGTGCACCACAATACTTTCAATGTGTTCAATACGGATTGTACCAAGTATCACCAAATTATTAGGCTACTTATCAGATTGCCATAGGAAACAGCTGTGTCAGGGAATGTTGCATGAACAGTCTGTGCATAGTTCAATGTGCAATACATATTCAGGCAGCGATACATTTTTTTCCCTGGTCAAACACTGAACCTCATGGTTTGCAGCAACTACCCACACTAACAGACATGCTTGCGGTAGCATTTTAAAGGACTAATAAGGAACAGAGCTTACCTTGCGCTGCTCTCGGACGAGTATGGCGAATTTGTCCAGGTTCGGGACAGCGAGCATCTTGGGCATAAGGTGGTTGCGGAAGTGGCCAGGCGCCACCTAGACCACATCCCCTGTTTTCCCCAGCTTATCAATCGTCTGCAGGATAAAACATGAAGGAATGAAAGACAGAAAATAATTTATTTCCCCAGACATCTAATCATGTATCACAAGAGGAATCAGGAATTAACAATGGGGTCATATTTTCTCATTGTAAAGCGTTGATCAAATAAACACACAGTTCTAAAAAACAAATTACGAAATGGCCCAAAAACAAACTAAGATTTTTCTATTGTAGTGAGTTGCAACCATCCCAGTAAAGCATAACTGAAACTAGATCAGAAAATCTCGCTACAATCGAACCAAAGCGACTGCTTGGCTAACACACCGTAGTATCTTCTTAATACGAATCCGCAGGAGGAACCTCGGGCGGGTACGATATCCACGTCGCCCATTAACCCATAAACCGTTGGATCCAGATTCCAGCAAGCATGTGACATCACCGTTCGATCGGGGTTTGGCGCGGGTCTCGCCCTTTAAGCCGGTAACCCAAGCGGACGAGAATCCTCGCAAAGCTACTGGTTCCTTCGCCTCCCCACTGCCATAACCCTCCGCCCTTCGCGTACTGTGCCTGCCTGCGACGTGCCGACGCTCACTGCCCTTCGTCGTCCGTCTGCCGCAGGCAGCCTCGTCCATCCGACTCCAAATTCCATCCTCGTGCTGCGGCCTCTTTCCCCACCACGCGCAGCCTGCACTACTGTGGATGTGCACGGCTGGGGGGACCCGTAGCACAGGGCCAGCGCGTGGCAGAGGACACTAATGCGCTACTCCTCTTCTGTCTCTTGATTACTGTACTTAGGCGCTGTTTGGTGGTACCGTGGTACGATTGATAGCGCAAACGTAATGGAATTAAAGCTGTCACTGCTACGGCAGCATATAGGATGTGATCTGATTTCATTTCCATTTGCGTTACATTTCTACTAACCAAACAGCACGTTAACCTGATACTTTCATTTGGTTACAAACAGCAAGTGATGCCTCTCTTACGATTTATTTATCAAGATTTAACTTGATAAAGTAAGGAGTGTGGACCACTTACCTAGCATTTGCTCTTTCAATAATGAACTTATGAATATTAGTTATTCGATCTCTATATTCTCATTCTGATATTGAGTTCATGTCATGGTCATGCATATATGATATAACTGTATACTGAACTCTATATTTCTGTACCTTGTATTGGCTCTAGTATTTCTTTATAGATTATATTGTGTTTCTTTTTTAATATGTACTAGGCTAGAATTTTAACAGATTGTTTTCTTTAAAGCAGGATACAAACAGCGGTTCTCTTCCATTGTTCAAAGAGAGAAATAAAGAAGCAGAAGGAAAATATCATGCTTATATATCCATATAGATTTAATTTTTGAGCAATGTGCATCTTATAACCTTATTACATAAATCAAACAAATGCCTATTGACTCATACCAACCAATCCAAGTGAATATAGCCTAGAGCGTTTATACACAAAGCATGGCTTATGCAATAAATCAGATATTTCTGTAGCTATTTCTCAGTATCTGCACAGCAAGATTTCTACACGCTGATTAAATGGAGTGGTATGCAGCATTGATATTAGAATATATGGGAGATGGAAATCAACTTCTCTAAGTAGCACGGTATAGGCCATGGGTCAAAATGGAAAGAAGGAAACACTGGCTACCTAATTGGTCTAGCATCCTCTGCGTAGggcgcggcaaagccgcgccAGGTTTTCTAGTTAACAAACCAAAACAGAGGTGGCGCAGACGGAATGATTATGAAGGTATAGATGAAGGCCTTACCGTAGTGAGGATGACCTCGAGCTTGCGATAGCAGAGGCCATGGCCGGAGAAGATAAAGGGGCTGGCGGCGAGGCTCTGGCGCTGCAGGCGGAGGGCGGagggcggcgcgggcggcggccatggcgacggcgTGCGGAAGGACACTAGGGTTCGCTCCTCTGTAGACTGTGGGGAGAGTAGTTCGGCCTGCAGGGCCCAACAAGTCGCTCAGGACTCAGGGCCTCTTTTGCTGGGCCATGCAGATACATGGGTCGACAGCCTCAGGTCGCTGGGCGGTGGGCGGACGcaggatttctttttttttcatttgcaaAATAAATGCCTCCGACAAAAGAAAATGCAAACATATACTCTGCAGCCGTATATTACGTACATGAATTTGTTATCTGAAAAGGTGTTTTGGCTCTTCTCGGTTTCTCTTGTCTATTAATTAAAGTGTTCATATTGAAGTTACACCTATTTTATTTGAACCTAAGTACAGATTTTTACTTAGTTACATCATTTTGGACTGAGCCCTCAGGACGCGGACGCATAAGCTCCGCCCATGATTTCATATCGGACGTGGACATATGGAAGCAGTTTTTCTATCAGAATCAGGTAGTACGCGGACCCAAGAACTCCAAATGAAGGATGATTTGTATCGAACGCTGAATGTGTGATGATATCACCGAGTAGATGACTGGTGTTACGGTCTTTTAAGATGTAGAGATGATCTAGTGCTCCAACACCTTGAGCGTGTTAGCTTTCAAATACACCAAACTACCACTGTAGGCAGACTAGCAGTCACTCCTCCCATGGTAAATGTTATGGAGGACGAGGCACTCATAAATCCATTGGCATTTTTTTTTCGCCAACCATGTTATAAAGGAAACAAAGTCACAATAATTTTAGCATGAAGTCCTTTTGTAACAGATGATATGAATATATATGGGCTGTTTGATTGAGGAGCTGGCAAtcttagatttttttttctcgaatacggcAATCTTAGATGTGAGGAGCCGGCAATCTTAGATGAATTGGTACGGTTCATCCTATAAATCTACCGAAATAGCTTCATTGTTTATGTTTATACCAATTATTATCATGTGAATGATATGATAATGGTAAATCAACATGTTACATActgaaaaaacaaataaaaatcttAGAAATTAGAAAATGGTGAACCGCCACATTTTCTCACATGAAGTATGGCCTTAGTGAATTGCATGGATATGACA
This sequence is a window from Miscanthus floridulus cultivar M001 unplaced genomic scaffold, ASM1932011v1 fs_473_1_2, whole genome shotgun sequence. Protein-coding genes within it:
- the LOC136531896 gene encoding uncharacterized protein, which produces MPKMLAVPNLDKFAILVREQRKLYQREEEVVVKQVTKEDDDARLQEERLKQYQTAAKRLDNALLVLRRFISTGNELRTPVTKDEIVSEVARQLNITIHLENLHLQSPLASLGEFELPLRLPQDIPRPEGKLQWTLKVKIRRK